Proteins encoded within one genomic window of Cellulomonas xiejunii:
- the rplL gene encoding 50S ribosomal protein L7/L12, translating into MAKLTTDELIDAFKDLTLIELSEFVKAFEETFEVTAAAPAAVAVAGPAGGGAEAEVEEEKDSFDVVLEAAGDKKIQVIKEVRTLTSLGLKEAKDLVDGAPKPVLEGVNKETAEKAKAALEGAGATITLK; encoded by the coding sequence ATGGCGAAGCTCACCACCGACGAGCTCATCGACGCGTTCAAGGACCTCACGCTCATCGAGCTGTCCGAGTTCGTGAAGGCGTTCGAGGAGACCTTCGAGGTCACCGCTGCAGCCCCGGCCGCCGTCGCGGTCGCCGGCCCGGCCGGCGGTGGCGCCGAGGCCGAGGTCGAGGAGGAGAAGGACTCGTTCGACGTCGTTCTCGAGGCCGCCGGTGACAAGAAGATCCAGGTCATCAAGGAGGTGCGCACGCTCACGAGCCTCGGCCTGAAGGAGGCCAAGGACCTCGTCGACGGCGCGCCGAAGCCGGTCCTGGAGGGTGTCAACAAGGAGACGGCCGAGAAGGCCAAGGCTGCCCTCGAGGGCGCCGGCGCGACGATCACCCTCAAGTGA
- the rplJ gene encoding 50S ribosomal protein L10, whose product MARPDKAAAVAELTERFRGSNAAVLTEYRGLTVAQLKTLRKALSGNANYAVVKNTLTAIAAKEAGFDGLDDALEGPSAIAFVTGDPVEAAKGLRDFAKANPALVIKAGVLDGRPVTAADITKLADLESREVLLAKAAGAMKAKLYQAAYLFTAPASQAVRTVEALRVKREESDAAA is encoded by the coding sequence ATGGCGAGGCCGGACAAGGCTGCAGCTGTCGCGGAGCTGACGGAGCGCTTCCGCGGCTCGAACGCGGCCGTGCTGACCGAGTACCGCGGGCTCACCGTCGCGCAGCTCAAGACCCTGCGCAAGGCGCTCAGCGGCAACGCGAACTACGCCGTGGTGAAGAACACGCTGACCGCGATCGCGGCCAAGGAAGCCGGCTTCGACGGCCTCGACGACGCGCTCGAGGGCCCGTCGGCGATCGCCTTCGTCACCGGGGACCCGGTCGAGGCGGCCAAGGGACTGCGTGACTTCGCCAAGGCGAACCCCGCACTGGTCATCAAGGCGGGCGTCCTCGACGGCCGCCCCGTGACCGCTGCGGACATCACCAAGCTCGCGGACCTCGAGTCCCGCGAGGTCCTGCTGGCCAAGGCGGCCGGCGCGATGAAGGCCAAGCTCTACCAGGCCGCGTACCTGTTCACGGCTCCTGCCTCGCAGGCCGTGCGCACCGTCGAGGCCCTGCGCGTCAAGCGCGAGGAGTCCGACGCCGCAGCCTGA
- a CDS encoding CHAT domain-containing protein, whose product MLPEMSRDTAPGGARADLLREARALRTALDTDPAGARSDAVRVVAAARTLGEPEALAWGLRAVAVLHRHDGDPESAERLLGEAARVARRAGLAAVGAWVLASRSVARLELGRTAQARSDAMAALAVVEQHGADDPRVDGLRARLHLQLAVMDHNAGRLARAEARYRAVARDVAADSPDLVRAANNLALVLVARTSYVEALHWAQLAVDGAARLGPALRSWPYLTRALIKVHTGRLAEGLRDLEAAAAASQRAGQSSGEYYLEYADTMRELRLLPEAAVAGRRALDELARAGDGLVEVDARISLAETLLLSGDAEHAAEHAAAARDGARRQRRPGAHDRAVLVTAQALARSERAGVPELASVQRAAIRLAASGELAAAAEAHLVGGRIAVAVGARRRAAARFAAAADLARGGPLSVRLRGRVAAAMAARLARADDRVLAQCRAGLRDLARHRAALPTMELRALASGHGAELGELGLEVVVRGGSPAAVLRWMEQTRAAALGLAVPDDRVGVAVGNPEGASDAPGSVGSAFAVPSRDPDVPDGATPPEDVRPVVRQRSVIVADDEGAAHARRSAWLDDVEPRHPARAVPGLSTVRSALEGRHLVELGRYGGDLVAVVVGPAGARVVELGHVEAEVAGHLRALVFALRRMVEPSSAAAAAASRRSADMRIARLRALLVEPLSLPPDAELVVVPVGVLHGAPWSALHDGPVALAPSAATWMRTCERPARSGLPVVLVAGPDLRGAQDEVEALRSLHPDVRALGSGRSRAQDVVSAVADADLAHLACHGSLRSDNPMFSSVLLADGPVTVQELHRAGVAPRRLVLASCHSGADVAYAGDEVLGLVSAMLSQGTAGVVASIAAVPDVEVVDLMLALHRRLAAGETMARALHGARGEIDRDTPAGFVNWCTFSAHGAA is encoded by the coding sequence GTGCTGCCCGAGATGTCCCGCGACACCGCCCCGGGCGGCGCCCGCGCCGACCTCCTCCGCGAGGCGCGTGCCCTGCGGACCGCACTGGACACCGACCCGGCCGGGGCTCGGTCGGACGCCGTGCGCGTCGTGGCGGCGGCCCGGACGCTGGGCGAGCCGGAGGCGCTCGCCTGGGGACTGCGTGCGGTCGCCGTGCTGCACCGTCACGACGGGGACCCGGAGTCCGCCGAGCGGCTGCTCGGTGAGGCGGCACGCGTCGCGCGCCGCGCAGGCCTCGCCGCAGTCGGCGCCTGGGTGCTGGCCAGCCGCTCGGTGGCCCGCCTGGAGCTCGGTCGGACCGCGCAGGCGCGGTCCGACGCCATGGCCGCCCTCGCGGTGGTCGAGCAGCACGGTGCGGACGACCCGCGGGTGGACGGGCTCCGTGCCCGCCTGCATCTGCAGCTCGCCGTCATGGACCACAACGCCGGGCGGCTCGCCCGGGCCGAGGCACGTTATCGAGCCGTGGCACGCGACGTCGCCGCGGACAGCCCGGACCTGGTGCGTGCTGCGAACAACCTGGCGCTGGTGCTCGTCGCCCGCACGTCGTACGTCGAGGCGCTCCACTGGGCGCAGCTCGCGGTTGACGGAGCCGCGCGGCTGGGGCCGGCGCTGCGGTCCTGGCCGTACCTCACGCGGGCCCTCATCAAGGTCCACACCGGGCGGCTCGCCGAAGGGCTGCGTGACCTCGAGGCGGCCGCCGCCGCGTCCCAGCGGGCCGGCCAGTCGTCCGGGGAGTACTACCTCGAGTACGCCGACACGATGCGCGAGCTCCGACTGCTCCCGGAGGCGGCGGTCGCGGGCCGCCGGGCGCTCGACGAGCTCGCACGCGCCGGTGACGGCCTGGTCGAGGTCGACGCGCGGATCTCGCTGGCCGAGACCCTGCTGCTCTCCGGTGACGCGGAGCACGCGGCCGAGCACGCGGCGGCCGCGCGGGACGGTGCCCGTCGGCAACGACGCCCCGGTGCGCACGACCGCGCGGTCCTCGTCACGGCGCAGGCGCTGGCCCGGTCGGAGCGCGCAGGCGTCCCCGAGCTCGCGTCCGTGCAGCGGGCGGCGATCCGGCTGGCTGCCTCGGGCGAGCTGGCAGCCGCCGCGGAGGCCCACCTCGTCGGGGGCCGGATCGCCGTCGCGGTCGGGGCGCGTCGGCGTGCCGCGGCGAGGTTCGCCGCAGCAGCCGACCTCGCGCGCGGCGGGCCGTTGTCGGTGCGGCTGCGAGGCCGGGTGGCGGCGGCCATGGCCGCCCGGCTCGCGCGGGCTGACGACAGGGTGCTCGCCCAGTGCCGAGCCGGGCTGCGGGACCTCGCGCGCCACCGTGCCGCGCTGCCGACGATGGAGCTGCGTGCGCTCGCGTCGGGGCACGGAGCCGAGCTGGGGGAGCTCGGGCTCGAGGTCGTCGTCCGCGGTGGGTCCCCGGCGGCCGTCCTGCGGTGGATGGAGCAGACGCGGGCCGCTGCCCTCGGGCTGGCCGTGCCGGACGACCGCGTCGGGGTCGCGGTGGGTAACCCCGAGGGGGCGTCGGACGCGCCCGGGTCGGTCGGGTCGGCGTTCGCCGTCCCGTCCCGGGACCCCGACGTTCCCGACGGCGCGACGCCGCCGGAGGACGTCCGGCCCGTCGTCCGGCAGCGCTCCGTGATCGTCGCGGACGACGAGGGAGCTGCTCACGCTCGGCGTTCCGCGTGGCTCGACGACGTGGAGCCACGGCATCCGGCACGTGCGGTCCCCGGGCTCTCGACGGTGCGGTCCGCGCTGGAGGGGCGCCACCTGGTGGAGCTGGGCCGGTACGGAGGGGACCTCGTCGCGGTGGTCGTGGGTCCTGCCGGCGCGCGGGTCGTCGAGCTGGGACACGTCGAGGCGGAGGTGGCGGGTCACCTCCGTGCGCTGGTGTTCGCGCTGCGCAGGATGGTCGAGCCGAGCAGCGCGGCGGCGGCGGCAGCCTCCCGTCGGAGCGCGGACATGCGCATCGCACGGCTGCGGGCGCTGCTCGTCGAGCCGCTGTCGCTGCCACCCGACGCCGAGCTCGTCGTCGTGCCGGTCGGCGTGCTGCACGGAGCCCCGTGGTCGGCGCTGCACGACGGCCCGGTCGCTCTCGCGCCCTCGGCCGCCACCTGGATGCGGACGTGCGAGCGCCCGGCGAGGTCGGGCCTGCCCGTCGTGCTCGTGGCGGGGCCCGATCTGCGGGGCGCGCAGGACGAGGTCGAGGCGCTGCGGTCGCTGCACCCTGACGTGCGTGCACTGGGTTCCGGGCGGAGCCGGGCCCAGGACGTCGTCTCGGCCGTCGCGGACGCCGACCTCGCCCACCTCGCGTGCCACGGGTCCCTGCGCTCGGACAACCCGATGTTCTCCTCGGTCCTGCTCGCCGACGGTCCCGTGACGGTGCAGGAGCTGCACCGCGCGGGCGTCGCCCCGCGCCGCCTCGTGCTCGCCTCCTGCCACTCCGGCGCGGACGTGGCGTACGCGGGCGACGAGGTGCTGGGCCTGGTGTCGGCGATGCTGTCGCAGGGGACCGCCGGTGTCGTCGCGTCCATCGCCGCCGTGCCCGACGTCGAGGTCGTGGACCTCATGCTCGCGCTGCACCGTCGGCTGGCGGCGGGGGAGACGATGGCGAGGGCCCTGCACGGTGCGCGGGGCGAGATCGACCGTGACACCCCGGCCGGGTTCGTCAACTGGTGCACGTTCAGCGCGCACGGCGCGGCGTGA
- a CDS encoding S8 family peptidase, translated as MTRFPGRGPGRPFGDDYDTRLTAGHEQPRVAAFAARAQPRPAAGYLERLRPDLSPGAEAEDVLARRDAVLTRLQDGWSTRGEELDVVRNRHGSDVLPIVGEVLLPPSTWEDVRAEAEAAGLERVDLGHPELEGRVVRLRARDPRRARRLTGLISSLRSRGHAVAPSYVTPLGGRPIMKPTSGAFAPRVATFDQYEQSGPRYGQGVVVAVIDTGVTAEERTDGWLARVRRTAVDDAATHGDESNVDPLDAEPRDGYLDVYAGHGTFVAGIVAQVAPGAEIRAYRAVGPGGAGSELDVACALVRAVRDGAHVVNLSLGTQTLFDEPSLPLAAALDVVREIEDERGWASVIVSSAGNYGDDTPTWPAAFGRVVAVGGLTADLRPTTWSSSGAWVDFSTVAEGVLSTFVHGSQNPAFSADPHEFGPNSFAHWVGTSFAAPQVSGSIARTMTELGVPGPQAVHALLAAGKPVAGFGKALQILPGA; from the coding sequence GTGACGCGATTCCCCGGCCGAGGTCCCGGTCGACCGTTCGGCGACGACTACGACACCCGGCTGACCGCGGGCCACGAGCAGCCTCGCGTGGCGGCCTTCGCCGCACGCGCCCAGCCCCGGCCCGCCGCGGGCTACCTGGAGCGGCTGCGCCCCGACCTCTCCCCCGGCGCGGAGGCCGAGGACGTCCTGGCGCGGCGCGACGCCGTCCTGACCCGTCTCCAGGACGGCTGGTCGACCCGCGGGGAGGAGCTCGACGTCGTGCGCAACCGGCACGGCTCCGACGTGCTCCCCATCGTCGGTGAGGTCCTGCTCCCTCCGTCGACGTGGGAGGACGTCCGTGCGGAGGCCGAGGCAGCAGGGCTCGAGCGCGTCGACCTCGGTCATCCCGAGCTCGAGGGCCGGGTCGTCAGGCTTCGCGCCCGTGACCCTCGGCGGGCACGCCGCCTCACCGGACTCATCAGCTCGCTGCGGTCCCGCGGGCACGCCGTGGCCCCGTCGTACGTGACGCCGCTGGGCGGGCGACCCATCATGAAGCCGACGTCCGGCGCCTTCGCACCGCGCGTCGCGACGTTCGACCAGTACGAGCAGTCCGGCCCGCGGTACGGCCAGGGCGTGGTGGTCGCGGTCATCGACACGGGTGTCACCGCCGAGGAACGCACCGACGGCTGGCTCGCGCGCGTCCGGCGCACCGCGGTGGACGACGCCGCGACGCACGGCGACGAGTCCAACGTCGACCCGCTCGACGCGGAGCCTCGCGACGGCTACCTCGACGTGTACGCGGGCCACGGCACGTTCGTCGCCGGCATCGTCGCCCAGGTCGCGCCGGGAGCCGAGATCCGCGCCTACAGGGCCGTCGGTCCCGGCGGCGCGGGCAGCGAGCTGGACGTCGCCTGCGCGCTCGTGCGCGCGGTCCGGGACGGTGCGCACGTCGTCAACCTCTCGCTCGGCACGCAGACGTTGTTCGACGAGCCGTCGTTGCCGCTGGCCGCGGCCCTCGACGTGGTCCGCGAGATCGAGGACGAGCGTGGCTGGGCCAGCGTGATCGTGTCCTCCGCCGGGAACTACGGGGACGACACCCCCACCTGGCCGGCCGCGTTCGGGCGCGTCGTCGCCGTGGGAGGGCTGACCGCCGACCTGCGCCCCACCACCTGGTCGAGCTCGGGGGCGTGGGTGGACTTCTCGACGGTGGCCGAGGGTGTCCTGTCCACGTTCGTGCACGGCAGCCAGAACCCCGCATTCAGCGCCGACCCGCACGAGTTCGGGCCGAACTCCTTCGCCCACTGGGTCGGCACGTCGTTCGCCGCGCCGCAGGTGTCGGGGTCGATCGCCCGCACCATGACCGAGCTCGGCGTCCCCGGCCCGCAGGCCGTCCACGCGCTCCTCGCCGCCGGCAAGCCCGTCGCGGGCTTCGGCAAGGCCCTGCAGATCCTGCCGGGAGCCTGA
- a CDS encoding RNA polymerase sigma factor, giving the protein MRSREQLGGPYGERTATQLVAGALHGDDGSWSEIVRRHTNLVMARVRQFRLTPQQAEDVAQTVWLNLLEHLGDLREPEALPGWISTATRHECIRMTNLSRRSIPVDPTTGRLDAQDDVELDRELLRSERHAALRAALAELPPHQRELLLLLSTDPPPSYQEVSARLGIPVGSIGPTRQRGLARLRQTEAIRTYLATPSGAVLGEGGRDVLALG; this is encoded by the coding sequence GTGAGAAGCCGAGAGCAGCTGGGCGGACCGTACGGTGAACGCACCGCGACGCAGCTCGTGGCGGGCGCCCTCCACGGTGACGACGGCTCGTGGTCGGAGATCGTCCGGCGGCACACCAACCTCGTGATGGCGCGAGTGCGGCAGTTCCGGCTCACGCCGCAGCAGGCGGAGGACGTCGCGCAGACCGTGTGGCTCAATCTGCTGGAGCACCTCGGCGACCTGCGCGAGCCGGAGGCGCTGCCCGGCTGGATCTCGACCGCGACGCGTCACGAGTGCATCCGCATGACGAACCTGTCCCGACGCTCGATCCCCGTCGACCCGACGACCGGCCGCCTCGACGCCCAGGACGACGTCGAGCTGGACCGCGAGCTGCTGCGCAGCGAGCGCCACGCGGCACTCCGCGCGGCGCTGGCCGAGCTGCCACCGCACCAGCGCGAGCTGCTGCTCCTGCTCTCGACCGACCCTCCCCCGAGCTACCAGGAGGTGTCCGCGCGGCTGGGCATCCCCGTCGGGTCCATCGGCCCCACCCGCCAGCGCGGGCTGGCCCGGCTCCGTCAGACGGAGGCCATCCGCACCTATCTCGCGACGCCCTCCGGCGCCGTGCTCGGCGAAGGAGGCCGCGATGTCCTGGCACTCGGATGA
- the rplA gene encoding 50S ribosomal protein L1: MPKHSKAYRAAVEKIDPERIYAPLEAVRLAKETATTKYDSTVEVAFRLGVDPRKADQMVRGTVNLPHGTGKTARVIVFANGDRAEQARAAGADEVGGDDLIAKVAAGWTDFDAAVATPDLMGKVGRLGKVLGPRGLMPNPKTGTVTMDVAKAVSDIKGGKIEFRVDRHANLHFIIGKVSFSETQLVENYAAALDEILRLKPASSKGRYIAKATLSTTNGPGIPLDQSKTRNLTEEEAA; the protein is encoded by the coding sequence ATGCCCAAGCACAGCAAGGCGTACCGCGCCGCCGTCGAGAAGATCGACCCGGAGCGGATCTACGCGCCCCTCGAGGCAGTGCGCCTCGCCAAGGAGACGGCGACCACCAAGTACGACTCGACCGTCGAGGTCGCCTTCCGTCTCGGTGTCGACCCCCGCAAGGCCGACCAGATGGTCCGTGGCACGGTGAACCTGCCGCACGGCACCGGCAAGACGGCCCGCGTCATCGTGTTCGCCAACGGCGACCGTGCCGAGCAGGCCCGCGCCGCCGGCGCCGACGAGGTCGGCGGCGACGACCTCATCGCCAAGGTCGCGGCCGGCTGGACGGACTTCGACGCCGCCGTGGCCACCCCTGACCTCATGGGCAAGGTCGGTCGACTGGGCAAGGTCCTGGGCCCGCGTGGCCTCATGCCGAACCCGAAGACGGGCACCGTGACGATGGACGTGGCCAAGGCCGTGTCCGACATCAAGGGCGGCAAGATCGAGTTCCGTGTCGACCGGCACGCGAACCTGCACTTCATCATCGGCAAGGTGTCCTTCTCGGAGACCCAGCTGGTGGAGAACTACGCCGCCGCGCTCGACGAGATCCTGCGTCTGAAGCCCGCGTCGTCGAAGGGTCGCTACATCGCCAAGGCGACGCTGTCGACCACGAACGGCCCCGGCATCCCGCTGGACCAGAGCAAGACGCGCAACCTCACGGAGGAGGAGGCGGCCTGA
- the rplK gene encoding 50S ribosomal protein L11, which produces MPPKKKVTGLIKLQINAGAATPAPPIGPALGQHGVNIMEFCKAYNAATESQRGNVIPVEITVYEDRSFTFITKTPPAAELIKKAAGVAKGSPTPHTVKVGSLTADQVREIASTKLEDLNANDLASAEKIITGTARSMGIKVEG; this is translated from the coding sequence ATGCCCCCGAAGAAGAAGGTCACCGGCCTCATCAAGCTCCAGATCAACGCCGGTGCCGCGACCCCCGCGCCGCCGATCGGCCCCGCGCTGGGTCAGCACGGCGTCAACATCATGGAGTTCTGCAAGGCGTACAACGCGGCGACCGAGTCGCAGCGCGGCAACGTCATCCCCGTCGAGATCACGGTGTACGAGGACCGCTCGTTCACCTTCATCACGAAGACGCCGCCGGCCGCCGAGCTGATCAAGAAGGCCGCGGGTGTGGCCAAGGGCTCGCCCACGCCGCACACCGTCAAGGTGGGCTCGCTGACGGCGGACCAGGTCCGCGAGATCGCCAGCACCAAGCTCGAGGACCTCAACGCGAACGACCTCGCGTCGGCCGAGAAGATCATCACCGGCACCGCCCGGTCGATGGGGATCAAGGTCGAGGGCTGA
- the nusG gene encoding transcription termination/antitermination protein NusG codes for MSQESQEPTSGAEAELADALASVEAVEASAGDEVDDTAATDADDVEADDAPVDDDAPADVDADGASEADEVDPDEDPVAAFKAQLRRMPGDWFVIHSYAGYENRVKVNLESRTQSLNMEDYIHQVEVPMEEVVEIKNAQRKVVKRVRIPGYVLVRMDLTDESWGAVRHTPGVTGFVGHTHQPVPLTLDEVFSMLAPTIEAKTPAQQAAKASSKQVEVDFTVGESVTVTDGGPFDTLPATISEINPENQKLKVLVSLFGRETPVELSFSQVSKI; via the coding sequence GTGTCGCAGGAGTCGCAGGAGCCCACGTCGGGCGCCGAGGCCGAGCTCGCGGACGCCCTGGCGTCGGTCGAGGCCGTCGAGGCGAGCGCGGGTGACGAGGTCGACGACACGGCCGCCACCGACGCGGACGACGTCGAGGCGGACGACGCCCCCGTCGACGACGACGCGCCCGCAGATGTGGACGCCGACGGCGCCTCCGAAGCGGACGAGGTCGATCCCGACGAGGACCCGGTCGCCGCGTTCAAGGCGCAGCTGCGCCGGATGCCTGGTGACTGGTTCGTCATCCACTCCTACGCGGGCTACGAGAACCGCGTGAAGGTGAACCTCGAGTCGCGCACGCAGAGCCTGAACATGGAGGACTACATCCACCAGGTGGAGGTCCCCATGGAGGAGGTCGTGGAGATCAAGAACGCGCAGCGCAAGGTCGTCAAGCGCGTGCGGATCCCCGGCTACGTCCTGGTCCGCATGGACCTCACCGACGAGTCGTGGGGCGCCGTGCGCCACACGCCGGGCGTCACCGGGTTCGTCGGCCACACGCACCAGCCCGTGCCGCTGACGCTCGACGAGGTCTTCTCGATGCTGGCCCCGACGATCGAGGCGAAGACGCCCGCGCAGCAGGCCGCCAAGGCGTCGAGCAAGCAGGTCGAGGTCGACTTCACGGTCGGCGAGTCGGTCACCGTCACCGACGGCGGGCCGTTCGACACGCTGCCCGCCACGATCTCCGAGATCAACCCCGAGAACCAGAAGCTCAAGGTCCTCGTCTCGCTCTTCGGCCGGGAGACCCCGGTCGAGCTGTCCTTCAGCCAGGTCTCGAAGATCTGA
- the secE gene encoding preprotein translocase subunit SecE, whose translation MSDTAAAAASDAEGSHVSRSERAPRRGEEKRGLFARIALFVRQVVAELKKVVRPTRQELVTYTSVVLVFVTVVMLFVTVIDLGIGKLAFWVFG comes from the coding sequence GTGAGCGATACCGCTGCCGCCGCGGCGTCCGACGCCGAGGGCTCGCACGTCAGCAGGAGCGAGCGTGCTCCGCGACGCGGCGAGGAGAAGCGCGGGCTGTTCGCGCGCATCGCGCTCTTCGTGCGCCAGGTCGTGGCCGAGCTCAAGAAGGTCGTCCGTCCGACCCGGCAGGAGCTGGTCACCTACACCAGCGTCGTGCTCGTGTTCGTCACGGTCGTCATGCTGTTCGTGACGGTGATCGACCTGGGGATCGGCAAGCTGGCGTTCTGGGTCTTCGGGTGA
- a CDS encoding pyridoxal phosphate-dependent aminotransferase: protein MTEHSAPTTTSTRARVSARVAAIAESATLAVDAKAKALKAAGRPVIGFGAGEPDFPTPDYIVEAAVRAAQDPVNHRYSPAAGLPVLREAIAAKTLRDSGYEVKASDVLVTNGGKQAVFQAFAAILDPGDEVLLPAPYWTTYPEAIRLTGAEPVEVFAGVDQGYLVTVEQLEAARTPRTKALLFNSPSNPTGAVYSPEQTEEIGRWALEHGIWVVTDEIYEHLTYDDAVFTPIVRVVPELADTTIVLNGVAKTYAMTGWRVGWMIAPTDVIKAATNLQSHLTSNVANVSQRAAVAALTGDLSAVDAMRTAFDRRRRTMVGMLEQIDGVRCPAPQGAFYAYPSVEGVLGRTIRGVTPTTSAELASLILDEVEVAVVPGEAFGPSGYVRLSYALGDDDLAEGVGRIQALLGEAV, encoded by the coding sequence GTGACCGAGCACAGCGCCCCGACGACGACGTCCACCCGCGCCCGGGTCTCCGCCCGGGTCGCCGCGATCGCGGAGTCCGCGACCCTCGCGGTCGACGCGAAGGCGAAGGCGCTCAAGGCGGCAGGCCGACCGGTGATCGGCTTCGGCGCCGGCGAGCCCGACTTCCCGACGCCGGACTACATCGTCGAGGCCGCCGTCCGGGCCGCGCAGGACCCGGTCAACCACCGCTACTCCCCCGCCGCGGGCCTGCCCGTGCTGCGCGAGGCCATCGCCGCCAAGACGCTGCGGGACTCGGGGTACGAGGTCAAGGCGTCGGACGTGCTCGTCACGAACGGCGGCAAGCAGGCCGTCTTCCAGGCCTTCGCCGCGATCCTGGACCCGGGCGACGAGGTCCTGCTGCCCGCGCCCTACTGGACGACGTACCCCGAGGCCATCCGCCTGACGGGCGCCGAGCCGGTCGAGGTGTTCGCGGGCGTCGACCAGGGGTACCTGGTGACGGTCGAGCAGCTGGAGGCCGCACGCACGCCCCGCACCAAGGCGCTGCTGTTCAACTCCCCGTCCAACCCCACGGGCGCGGTGTACTCCCCCGAGCAGACCGAGGAGATCGGCCGCTGGGCGCTGGAGCACGGCATCTGGGTCGTCACCGACGAGATCTACGAGCACCTGACCTACGACGACGCCGTGTTCACGCCGATCGTGCGCGTCGTGCCCGAGCTCGCCGACACCACGATCGTGCTCAACGGCGTCGCGAAGACCTACGCGATGACCGGGTGGCGCGTCGGCTGGATGATCGCCCCGACCGACGTCATCAAGGCCGCGACCAACCTGCAGTCGCACCTGACGTCGAACGTCGCCAACGTCTCGCAGCGCGCGGCCGTGGCGGCGCTGACCGGTGACCTGTCCGCCGTGGACGCGATGCGCACCGCGTTCGACCGCCGTCGTCGCACCATGGTCGGGATGCTCGAGCAGATCGACGGCGTGCGCTGCCCCGCGCCGCAGGGCGCGTTCTACGCCTACCCCTCCGTCGAGGGGGTCCTGGGCCGCACCATCCGCGGCGTCACGCCGACGACGTCGGCCGAGCTCGCGTCGCTGATCCTCGACGAGGTCGAGGTCGCCGTCGTGCCCGGTGAGGCGTTCGGTCCCAGCGGCTACGTGCGGCTGTCGTACGCGTTGGGCGACGACGACCTGGCCGAGGGCGTCGGCCGCATCCAGGCACTGCTCGGCGAGGCCGTCTGA
- a CDS encoding ABC transporter ATP-binding protein — protein MATTNAPAVLVEGLHKRYGDKRAVDGLDLRVEHGEIVAVLGPNGAGKTTTVETLEGFRRADAGHVRVLGEDPARGDRAWRARLGVVLQDNQDLAEVTVAEIVRHVAGFYPAPRDPETVIEEVGLREKRSARVRALSGGQRRRLDVALGIVGDPELLFLDEPTTGFDPQARHAFWDLVEGLRDEGTTILLTTHYLEEAERLADRVVVVAHGRVLADGAPADLGGRQARRARVRWTVDGVGHEEATDTPTALVARLAAQVGHPDGEVPGLQVLRPTLEDVYLGLIGEAAADVATDDTPEETAR, from the coding sequence ATGGCGACCACGAACGCCCCCGCCGTGCTGGTCGAGGGGCTCCACAAGCGGTACGGCGACAAGCGCGCCGTGGACGGCCTGGACCTGCGCGTCGAGCACGGTGAGATCGTCGCGGTCCTGGGCCCCAACGGCGCCGGGAAGACGACGACCGTCGAGACCCTCGAGGGGTTCCGCCGCGCCGACGCCGGGCACGTGCGCGTGCTCGGCGAGGACCCCGCCCGTGGCGACCGGGCGTGGCGTGCACGTCTCGGCGTCGTGCTGCAGGACAACCAGGACCTCGCCGAGGTCACGGTCGCCGAGATCGTGCGGCACGTCGCCGGCTTCTACCCCGCGCCGCGGGACCCGGAGACCGTCATCGAGGAGGTCGGCCTCCGCGAGAAGCGGTCGGCCCGCGTCCGCGCGCTCTCCGGCGGACAGCGCCGCCGTCTCGACGTCGCCCTCGGGATCGTCGGCGACCCCGAGCTGCTGTTCCTCGACGAGCCGACCACCGGCTTCGACCCGCAGGCGCGGCACGCGTTCTGGGACCTCGTCGAGGGCCTGCGTGACGAGGGCACGACCATCCTGCTGACCACGCACTACCTCGAGGAGGCCGAGCGCCTCGCCGACCGCGTGGTCGTCGTCGCGCACGGACGGGTCCTGGCGGACGGTGCGCCGGCGGACCTGGGCGGGCGGCAGGCACGACGCGCACGCGTGCGCTGGACGGTCGACGGCGTCGGCCACGAGGAGGCCACGGACACCCCGACGGCGCTCGTCGCGCGGTTGGCCGCGCAGGTCGGCCACCCCGACGGGGAGGTGCCGGGCCTGCAGGTCCTACGCCCGACCCTCGAGGACGTGTACCTCGGGCTGATCGGCGAGGCTGCGGCGGACGTCGCCACGGACGACACCCCCGAGGAGACGGCGCGATGA